One window from the genome of Methyloradius palustris encodes:
- a CDS encoding MerR family transcriptional regulator has protein sequence MLEHAAKIVLPPIPAKRYFTIGEVSELCGVKPHVLRYWEQEFTQLKPVKRRGNRRYYQHHEVLLIRRIRELLYEQGFTISGARNRLDGQEDRGVHSVMDSIAESKQSGQQNTIHTSSASDVDAVYLRKELSAVLSLLTIQ, from the coding sequence ATGCTGGAGCACGCAGCTAAGATTGTGTTGCCGCCCATCCCGGCAAAGCGATACTTTACTATCGGTGAGGTAAGTGAGTTGTGCGGCGTAAAACCGCATGTGCTTCGCTATTGGGAACAGGAATTTACACAGTTAAAGCCTGTTAAGCGTCGCGGCAATCGTCGTTATTACCAGCACCATGAAGTACTATTGATTCGCCGTATTCGCGAATTACTTTATGAGCAAGGCTTTACCATTAGTGGTGCGCGTAATCGACTGGATGGCCAAGAAGATAGGGGCGTGCATTCAGTTATGGATAGCATCGCTGAATCCAAACAATCAGGTCAACAAAATACAATCCATACCAGCAGTGCTTCAGATGTTGATGCGGTCTATCTGCGTAAAGAGTTAAGTGCTGTATTGAGTTTGCTTACTATCCAATAG
- a CDS encoding integration host factor subunit alpha: protein MTLTKADLADLLFEQVGLNKREAKDMVEAFFEEIRTALQAGDSVKLSGFGNFELRKKSERPGRNPKTGEEIPITARRVVTFHASQKLKSKVEEAYAGARS from the coding sequence ATGACACTGACTAAAGCGGATTTAGCCGATTTATTATTCGAGCAGGTTGGACTAAACAAGCGTGAGGCCAAAGATATGGTCGAAGCGTTTTTTGAAGAAATACGTACAGCGCTACAAGCTGGCGATAGCGTTAAACTTTCTGGGTTTGGTAATTTTGAGTTACGCAAGAAATCTGAGCGTCCAGGTCGCAATCCAAAAACTGGCGAAGAAATACCAATTACAGCAAGACGTGTAGTAACCTTTCATGCGAGCCAAAAGCTTAAAAGTAAGGTAGAGGAGGCTTATGCTGGAGCACGCAGCTAA